Genomic segment of Coffea arabica cultivar ET-39 chromosome 1e, Coffea Arabica ET-39 HiFi, whole genome shotgun sequence:
CAGGATGTAGTCCGTCCATCCACCCATCATCTATTCCTGAATCAATCGTGAGCGATACTGCTATTCACTAATTCCGTACAAAGTAGAGCAGTACATAAACCCAACAAAGAAGGAGAGACCGAGAGAGAAAGAACAATACGTACGGAGTCGTATCCCTCCGCTTCACTTGccattaaaaccaaaaaaaaaaaatttatttacaggTATTAAAGGCACAATAACAGCAGTAGTACAAGAGAGCTGAACAATAAGGGatctaaaaaattttatagCGACTACCAACTGGCTACTTGGCTAACCAAAATCATATAGACAGAATGGTCCGATGACGAATCTCGAATTGGATGGCAGCCGAATAGAATTCAAAAGTACAAGGAAGGAATTGGGGCCAATTCTACATACATGCTTGCTCAATTAATTTAGTAATGACCAAACCGGCTGATGATTATGGAATTCGAATCCTCCTACCTGGGATGGAGAGGGATGAGAATGAGGAGGGAATCCTAGCAGCAATTTGGCCTCCTCTCCCTCCATGCCTTCTTCTCGTATAGTCGTATACTATACCCCCTCCTCTCCCGTTCCttctcattttttccttttgtgttGTTTATTTAGTGGTACTAAAGGGTACTACTAGTTTGGTGGACCTTGACGCTCTCGAAGAGTTGATGGACTTGCGCCAGAGTCTCCGCGTAGAATCCTGTGTGCTGTTTGGGTGACTAAACCTTTTAGTATTTAGTCAAAATATTCACTCCACTAACttaaaagttaaaacaaaacaaaacaaaacatgcACTTTTGTGACAGGAAAGTGTGTGCTTTCATGCGTTGACGTTGAGTGGCTAAAAagtgcaagttttttttttttttttaatccaaaacATGCCCTACTTGAATCCTTAGGATCCAAGCCAGCACACCGAACCAAAGGAGTGCGTTCACACAGTGATTCCGAGCGAGTCACAGGATTTAAATTCAGGATAAAATTCGAATTCAGGACCGCAAAAGTTCTTAAGAGCCGGCTTACCGCTGGACCATCCCGtgagagcaaaaaaaaaaaaaaactattttggtGCAAGTTAGTTAAGGTAACAAACAAATGCATACTTTATAATAGTAAAATAACTATTTtggtaccaaaaaaaaaaaaaaaagtaaaagaaagaaggaacaCGCTGTTTGTCGTTAGATTTTCGTACAGATGACCCTGACATTGAGGATTTCATAGGTTTCAGTCtgtgttttcaaactcggatCAGACCagccggtccgaccggttgaatcgAGAACCGATCGAGTGTCTGATTCGAGTTGATCATCAAAATCGGGAGATTCAAAACCCGGTCAACTCCGGTCAAAACCCGGGTTTGGCCGGTACAAAACCGGAAAAACCGGTCCAACAGGAGCTTTTGTAAAAAAAGTTCaaacttttttaatattatattttggccccctaaattgtgaaaatttattaatatacctcaaatatttcatactttataaatattgtcctaaaatttgatgttatttttcaattaaatccataattttaattctaaacttgttaatgtttattaaataatataaattgttacttgattgttctaatttctttgtattttcttgttaaatatatttgaaacatcaaatatatatgaatatacctttattaatatcaatatgttattggatattttatatacaataatttaatttttaaataatttttatttatgacgtcatccgattCGACCCCGGTCGaatccattgacccctgacctcaGGCGAGTcgatatccggtccggttctgaaaacataggtttCAGTATCGAATTCTTATGCAGGCAGCCGTGGTGGTGGGCTTGATGCAAAAAACACACTAGTAGCATTTCTTCCGGTTTACTTTTttgaaccccccccccccccaaacaagTCAATGCGTGCGGAGTAAAGCAATTTGACTTGGGTGAGTAACAGTTTGATGGGAGTtaggaaataataataatatatacgAAAATCAAGACTTATGACTGCTGCTGAccgcaaaatatatatatatatatagatatgaATAAATCCTATGATTGAGGTGAGAGTACGTGGGAAAAAAAGGGCGGAGTTTTGTATGCACTGTGCGGTTGTTGTGCGTGCATGCATTACTACTCTGCATGCATGCAGATGTTGGCTGATATTATTGGTATTAGtaaatataattattattacCATTGGCTGATATTTattattacctttttttttattagaattcgTTGCTACAAAGCTAAAACAGCGTTTTGCCACTCATCACTCTCTATTTTTGCGCGGTAGAAGAGGAGAAATTAAGAAGAGTATCTCTCATATAGTAATATAATATATGGTCATAATTGGTCGTCGAATCGCAGCTCCTATTTCGGAATTCACCGCCACCACAGATACAgatgccccccccccccccccgccatTCTATTTTTAGCTCATTCTCTATTTCATGTACCTATAAAAAGACATGATGGGTTTTGGCACAAAAGCAGAAGCAAGCCAAGCATTGCATCCAAggcaaagaaaagaagagaattcttttctttgcttttcttttcgaTTCTCAGgctcccctcctcctcctcctcctctctctcGATCTCTCTCTCTGATTAAATTGCAGTGCTAgcacccaaaaaacaaaaaaaaaaaaaaaaaactcattctTTTTtgcacagagagagagagagaaaggacaTATTACTATATacactaaaaaatatatatatacatcttCGACCCTGGTATATTATTGGCGCCAAGATGATGGGAGGAAAAGTTGTAGTTTCAGTAGTATCCCTGATTCTCGTCGTCGGAGTGATCATCGGAGCCGTAGCGGTTGTAAAACATGGAGAAGATTCGAAGAATAACAACGTCGCCGGCTCCTCAATGAAATCCGTCACCACCTTCTGCGAGTCCACCAACTTCAAAGATGCCTGTGCCAAGAGTGTTGAGTCCGTCGCCAACAATGCAACTGCATCCCCCAAGGACTACCTCATGGCTGCCCTCAACGCTACCATCCAGGAGGTCCAGAAAGCCTTGCAGGTTGCCAACGCCACCGGCTCAAAAGTCGACCCCAAGCAAGATCCTTACAATCACGTCGCCGCCCAAGACTGCCAAGAGTTGCTAGGCTACGCCGTCGACGAGCTCCAAGCTGCTATCTCCACCGTCGGGGACAGCGAACTCCACACCCTCAACGATCGGGTGGACGAGTTGCTCAACTGGTTGAGCGCCGTCTACAGTTACCAATCCGATTGCCTCGACGAATTCGATAAGCCGGAGCTAAGAAGCGCCTTCGAGAACGGCATGCTTAACGCCACTCAGCTCACCGACAATGCCGTCAGCATCGTCGCCAGCTTGTCCGACCTTCTCAAGGGTTTCAACATCAGCCTCGGCAACATCCTGCCCCCGGCTGGAGGCCGCCGTCTCCTCCAGGACAATGACGTCATGGGCCACGAGGAGAGTTTCCCACAATGGTTTCCCGCCGGAGATCGCAGGCTCTTGGCAGCGCACCGTCGCGCCGGAGTTCTGCCCAATGCCGTGGTCGCCAAGGACGGAAGCGGACAGTTCAAGACCATCTCCCAGGCCCTGGCAGCCTACCCGGCCAACTTGCGAGGCAGGTACGTCATCTACGTCAAGGCCGGGATCTACGAGGAGAACGTCATCGTGGACAAGAAGCAGGCCAACGTGTTTATCTACGGAGATGGGGCAAATAGGACCATCGTGACGGGAAGCAAGAACTTTGGGATCATGCACATCCAGACCTCCAACACCGCCACCTTTTCTGTCCTTGGGGACAGATTCATGGCCCGAGGGATGACGTTCAGGAACACGGCGGGACCCGAGGGACATCAGGCCGTGGCTCTCCGAATCATGGGAGACTTGGCGGCAGTGTTCGACTGCAAGATGGAGGGATTCCAAGACACGCTCTACTACCAGACGCACAGGCAGTTCTACCGCAACTGCGTCATATCGGGGACAGTCGACTTCATCTTCGGAAAAGGTTCGGCGGTGATCCAGAACAGCGTGATCATCGTGAGAAAAGGGTTGCCGAACCAGTACAACACAGTGACGGCGGACGGGAAAGAGCTGGAGAAGGACAGGACGGGACTGGTGCTGCAGAACTGCCAAATAGTGGCAGAAGATGCCCTGTTCCCGGTGAGGTTCCAGGTTGCCAATTACTTGGGACGACCCTGGAAGAAATTCGCAAAGACGGTGATCATGCAGACGGATATCGGGGATCTGATCCGTCCACAAGGGTACATTGAGTGGCAGGGGGAGACTTTTGAGAAAACCTGCGAATATCTGGAGTTCGCGAACAGGGGGCCGGGTGCAGTGGCACCCAGGAACAAGAATTTCACCCGCAGCCGCTTCATTGACGGACGGGAGGCTTCTCTGTACACGGTTGATAGTTTCGTTCAAGGCCATCGCTGGTTAAGAGCCACCGGTGTACCTTTCACCCCCGGTTTGTGAATAAGCTCCTCCATAGTCCATCCTGAAGCAATGCTATAGTGAGCATATTATATGTATGAAGAATCAAATCTCTGCTGGCCGGCTCGGCTAATGCTCGCTCTGATTGTTTTTTGTTacccaaaagaataaaaaaaggaaattatttttttgttgacTTCACAAGGAATAAATTACTGCTATCACTACTAGCTACTAGTAGTAGTGCTTCTTTTTAGTCCGCAGTAGTAGTTGtactctgtgtgtgtgtgtgtatacatatacatatatgtatacacacacatattaTATGTACACATTTAATTTGCAAACAACAAAATTTTGACTTACTCGATCATTATTGTTTCTCATtctgacaatttttttttggttgcgaTCACAACTCTTTCTACTCGATCGGCAGCTCTTTTCTCAGCAGCTTTTCCCATTTGGAGTCCCTATTAGTAATTAGTACAATTAGTAAAGTAAAATCAAATGAGAATGGGGAAGAAGGTGAAAAGAGTAAAGAACTATAAGCCACCAAATAAATTCACATCGGAATCCAACCAAAGATTATACTATAGAAGACGAGTGTGTATATAATCAGACAGACGCATATCTTCTGCCCACTTTCTAATCCGAAACTACAGACAGAGTGATTAGAAGAGAGAAAGATCAACCGCAGCAAATCCTTCGAATTGTTATACTATGTACTAGTTACTAGTTTCAAATAGAAAATGACGAAATTGGATGAAATGTACCAGTAGTTTCAAGTTGCTGCTGTTATCGTTCTTCGCTACTCTTCATGCTTGTTACTATTGGTAACCCTCATGTCGGTTGGTGcaactcctcctcctcccctttctattttttttttccatgctCTAGTTGGCTACAAGtagtttttccattttatttaATCCACTGGGACTTTTAAttaggtttaaaaaaaaaagaaatgataaTTAGTATTAATATTGGTAAAACTATAGTATAATATCTGCCATTATTAATGATGCAGAGCAGCAGTTGTTGGATACTCTTTCTTCATTTTCACTTGATTTACAGTTTTGATACGTTCTGAACAGATAGGTAGCGGGGACTGGTCGGAACAATATATAACTTTCctcgggggggggggggggggttactTATTATCATCCCATCGGCATTGGTCCGTATCACTTGTTCATCGGATGCTATTGCATCTTTTAGCTCTATTCAGTCTCGATAAAAAGTCACTCTGTAGAGTCGAGTGCTTGAGATTAGAGAGGGGGATGATCCGCTGAACCAGTAACAAGCAAAGCCCTTACTAAATGATTCGGTTTTACTACACTCATCTTACGTTACTGAGATGTTTCGTCTCGCCAGAGGGATGTTGTTGAGGTTTTTGTTAGCTTCTGTTGGGTTTCATCACCTGATGCTGTTTACTAGTCTGATAGGTTTCGTTAGCTTCTGTTGGGATTTTGGTTTTGATTTGGAACTGTTTCAATTTCTGCAGCTCGCGCCTCTGTCTCTCGAAATCGCGCACACAGACATGGAAACAAGCATTCTCTGAacaagggataattgcagaaacatcTCTGAACAAGGGATAAGCAGTTGTGTTACCCCACAAATAGCTATTCACATTGCTAATAGAAAGTTTGCTAATAGAAAGTTTTAAGAGGGAGATGTATTCTTTATAAGCATTGCTAAAAAAGGTGCTATTTTTTAAACCACGAGAGAGGTGAGTGCTAGTgccagaaacctcaggggagagGCTTATGCAATTTTCCCTCTGAGCAAAGCAATTGGGTGGGTTCCTTGAATATAGGCCCATAATCCCCAAAACACCTTCCTTTAGCATTCCATCTGCTGCATCAAGTTTACAAAGTGCTTTCTCCTCGAGGGGTCTTTCGTTAAATAACCCCCGGAGTGAAACAGTCATCTTACTAGTCATCCTTCCTTGTTTTAACGACTTTATGGattctacaattttttttttagaaaaatatattattacaaTTTGGTGCATGTGAGGTTAAAAAAGGCGATTAgaaaatatgtttataaaaaatttttgaagaaaaattacaatccaaataaTGCCTTAGTCTCTTGATTTATTAAATTACTCTGTTTTTATTAATTAAGCATATAAATTAAGTATATTGGTACTCTTAAACTTTCTTTTGTGTtgctcttaaaaaaaaaaaaaaaaaaagactggcagagtagtagtagtatttgcAATGATGAGAAATGTCAACCCGGCGAAAGTTGAAAGGTGAGCGATTGGTTCAAGGGCATGCGTCTTGGACAAGAAAAAGATTAGCGCACAGGAATCagcaaatttcttcattttgaaAGAATCATTGCCCCCATCAGTAACGgggggtttgggttgggtagaTAAGTCTCCTGGCGCCTTCAAAAGTTACCGGCTTTTGAAGGTTGTTTGGGGATTTAGGTTTATTTGTCGAATTCTTGCTTTCGTCAAGAAaatgttagaaaaaaaaaaaaaaaaagaatcattgCCACCTAAGCTCTTTGGGGTTCCCTCGAGGTTTAGGTTTGTAAAAATTGACGTAAGCTCTTTGGGtttcgaaagaaaaaaaaaaagaatcattgCCACCTAAGTCTCTTTGGAGCCTTAAAAAGTTACCGACTTTTGAAGGATTTCTCGAGGGTTTAGATTTGTTTGTCGAATTCTTACTTTCGtaagaaaatgcaagaaggaAGAATCAGCGAATTTTTCAGCGGGAGACTAGTCGGGTGTAGGCCCGGACACCCCACCCactgaaaaaacaaaaaaaaaaaaaagaagaaagaatcaGCGAATTTCTAAAGCCGAAGGAAACTTGCTTATCACGGATGTTGGACCTGGCGTCAACATCTCATCATATATTACAgtaaaaaagaaatcaaatatagAAGTGGGAACACAGCATTTCCGGGGACGAGCCGACATACACAGATATGATGTGATGAGAGTCGTGGGTTTTTAGCGCCTTCCAGTGAACTTCTCATCATATCCTGCTCAATGGTGACCTTTGAATTGCAAGGGGCTCTTAACCTGCCCTGCTCAAATCACTCACGAGTCTTACTACaacttgctttttctttttcttttttttctttttccgacAACCATAATATTtttatggaatttttttttttttgtaaaattttactgtaactgaTTTATTGTGaaatttgtagaaaaattttttgtGTGTTTATCTCTAGTCTTCTAGAGAAAATAACAAGGGATAGTTGTTGTGGGCCGCCGTGGCAGTCGCAGTTTGGGTGGCTGATGGTGGGGGAGTAGGTGGTGATGGTGCATCTCATAATTCATCCAACCCTTCGTATATGGAAAGTTGAGGAAACGGTGGTTGTTTTAAACAATCATGGGCCCCACCACGTCAAAGAAAATTGCCTATCTTCCCCTCTCTCCGATAATCGCAAAATGTGCTGCTGGACACCAGGCATTCAGCACTTGGGATTCTCGGTTACATTTTTTTGGCACATCATTAGAATTGCGCCAAGTGTCTT
This window contains:
- the LOC113743712 gene encoding pectinesterase 4-like, producing the protein MMGGKVVVSVVSLILVVGVIIGAVAVVKHGEDSKNNNVAGSSMKSVTTFCESTNFKDACAKSVESVANNATASPKDYLMAALNATIQEVQKALQVANATGSKVDPKQDPYNHVAAQDCQELLGYAVDELQAAISTVGDSELHTLNDRVDELLNWLSAVYSYQSDCLDEFDKPELRSAFENGMLNATQLTDNAVSIVASLSDLLKGFNISLGNILPPAGGRRLLQDNDVMGHEESFPQWFPAGDRRLLAAHRRAGVLPNAVVAKDGSGQFKTISQALAAYPANLRGRYVIYVKAGIYEENVIVDKKQANVFIYGDGANRTIVTGSKNFGIMHIQTSNTATFSVLGDRFMARGMTFRNTAGPEGHQAVALRIMGDLAAVFDCKMEGFQDTLYYQTHRQFYRNCVISGTVDFIFGKGSAVIQNSVIIVRKGLPNQYNTVTADGKELEKDRTGLVLQNCQIVAEDALFPVRFQVANYLGRPWKKFAKTVIMQTDIGDLIRPQGYIEWQGETFEKTCEYLEFANRGPGAVAPRNKNFTRSRFIDGREASLYTVDSFVQGHRWLRATGVPFTPGL